One window from the genome of Caldibacillus debilis DSM 16016 encodes:
- a CDS encoding FxsA family protein, with protein sequence MRKFFSFLIMLGVMELLLLILLGKWIGIGWTLFLLVLSGLIGIYLTKREGLFTIEKARRQLSYGQIPGEEIMDGLFILLGAFLLLLPGLITDLLGLYLLWPVTRRTVKPFFIRGIKRRLSGRTFVYTRRYWH encoded by the coding sequence ATGCGCAAATTCTTCTCCTTCTTGATCATGCTCGGCGTGATGGAGCTTCTTCTTCTAATCCTTTTGGGAAAATGGATCGGCATCGGCTGGACGTTGTTCCTGCTCGTGCTTTCGGGACTCATCGGTATTTATTTGACGAAGCGGGAAGGATTGTTTACGATCGAAAAGGCCCGCCGCCAATTGTCTTACGGCCAAATTCCCGGGGAGGAAATCATGGACGGTCTGTTCATCCTCCTCGGGGCGTTTTTGCTGCTCCTTCCGGGGCTGATCACCGACCTTTTGGGGCTGTATTTGCTTTGGCCGGTCACGAGGCGGACGGTGAAGCCCTTTTTCATCCGGGGCATCAAAAGGCGGCTGTCCGGCCGGACGTTCGTCTATACGAGGCGATATTGGCATTAG